The sequence below is a genomic window from Chondrinema litorale.
CCACTCTGCTGAGTTCAAATGATAAGTTGCTAGTATTGATATTAGCTTGAGTAATCTCAATTTTAGGCTTTACAGACTTGTTGTGTAAAGTTCCCCAAACTCCTCCATGGAAATATTGATTGGTAAACAAACTGATAAATAGGATAATCACAGCGCCACTAATAACCAAAGTTTTTAGCTTAGCATAATCAATTGGTAATGGCCCAGATGCTATCCAGTTAAACCATTTTTTATTTGAAATGGAAAATGATTTTGACCTGAACCAATTATCTACTGAAAAGTCGCCACTACCAGTTAAGAAGATGGTAAAACCAGCAGCTATTCCTAGAATGCCAATTTGCCATTCATCTAGGCAAGTGGTGCCAAGCCAGCCAGAACCTAATAAAATCCCCATTGCCAAACCGAAAACAGCAAGACTCATTAATCGGGTAAAAAAACCTAATATAAATAAAAGCCCTACAATACCTTCGATAATGGTAAATGCAACCATGGCAAACCACAATAAATCTGGGTTCGTGACTAAAAACTCTATTACAGTTTTGATGCCTAATGCATTGGGTAAAAAGTGATTGAATTTTTCACCTAAATAGCCAGCTGTTTCCGGATCGAGTTTGTTTGCTAAAACTAACCTTCGCCAAAAAGCCGAAAAATAAGTCCAACCAACAACTAACCGCAAAGCCATTGGAAATAAGCCTGTTAGTTTATAAGATTCTATCTGATTGATTTTAATTTCTTGAGAATTCATTTTATATGATTGAATGATTAAAATTTTGAAATAGCATAGCCTTCATCAGATTCTAAAATCTGAGAAATGACTATTGAAATGATGATTAGTACTAAGCCAAAATTTTCATCTTACTGTACCGGATGTAGAGTGGTACATCTGGGTGGGAAAGCCAATAATGCTTAAGAATAGCATATTTAGCTCTTTCTACTGCTGGCTTTGAAGAAACTGAGTTAAAGTTCTTAGGAAATATACTTTTTATTTCCTTCTGAGAATTATCAATTTGAAGATGCACATCCTCGGTAGAATTCTCACAAACTTCTAGGAATGTAGAAACTGCTTTTGAAACATTAAGCTGTTTTTGTACAGGTATATTCAGATGCGTTTGAACTGATTTACGAACTGTACATGAAGTAAAAAACACAAGCAGAATCAACACTGCCAGACCCAAATATTGTCTGGTCACATTCGCTTTTACCCTTAAAAAATGGAATGTACAAATGTTGTTAATCATTAATACTGCTTTTATTTCAAAACAACATAACTTGATTAAACTCAGTCTGGTTCTGGCAGTCGCGAATTTTTGAGAAATAAATAGTTTTATTAGGTTATCTATCTTTTTGAAGTGCTTATTAAATCTTTCAAAGCATTTACAAACTGAGGTATAGGCATGTTATTCATACTTTCATTTACATAAAATTTGATCTCGCCTTTCTCATTCGGTGTTCGCAACCAAATACCTTGATTTTTCAATAGCTTCTCACATATCTGCTTAGCATCAAGACTGCCATCAAATTTCATGTTATATATATTGGTGCCATTTTCAATCTTACTCACTCGAACTTCTTCAAGCCTATTAATCTGATTTATCAACTCTTCAGATTTTTGTCTCAATTTTGCCCATCGCTCTTCTATTCCTTCTAAATAGTGCTGTGCCATGGCAGTCGCATCCCAAGTCTGATAAGTGGTACCACCCAATATTTTTATCTGATGCTCCATTTGATCGATAATTTCAGCATCTCCACAAAGCATAGCACCAGATGATGCATTTAAGTACTTATACAAAGAGATGTAGACTGTATCGAAATACGATGCATATTCTTTAATAGAAACTCCTGTATATGCAGAAGCTAAATGAAGCCTAGCTCCATCCAAGTGTAGCTTATAACCTTTTGCTCTTGCATATTCCGAAATATTTTTAATCGTCTCGATCGGTACGGCAACACCATCTGCCCTTCTTACTGG
It includes:
- a CDS encoding TQO small subunit DoxD, encoding MNSQEIKINQIESYKLTGLFPMALRLVVGWTYFSAFWRRLVLANKLDPETAGYLGEKFNHFLPNALGIKTVIEFLVTNPDLLWFAMVAFTIIEGIVGLLFILGFFTRLMSLAVFGLAMGILLGSGWLGTTCLDEWQIGILGIAAGFTIFLTGSGDFSVDNWFRSKSFSISNKKWFNWIASGPLPIDYAKLKTLVISGAVIILFISLFTNQYFHGGVWGTLHNKSVKPKIEITQANINTSNLSFELSRVEGVDVYGSFLIGISLADTNGNELIKLDGEDLAQLPSNSIENHYVAKVKPGKHSLVIPLGAKAILTLDSSKLRGIAKGDYKLTLTDISGSTWTKTIAY
- a CDS encoding threonine aldolase family protein, with the translated sequence MKKTNKNINRRNFLRVSSLSPLSLFVPSQVVGENAQINPQILEILDDKPLVNMVTDGIIFSPKQYLEKLLEINQTKTIGSDIYGKGGATKQLEEAFAKVTGKEKAIYVPTGTMANQLAMKLLNGENTKIVVPENSHIYRDEADAAQSVHNKRLIPAGKGKAFYNEKDLAETITYYNENEVFKSGLGTVVVECPVRRADGVAVPIETIKNISEYARAKGYKLHLDGARLHLASAYTGVSIKEYASYFDTVYISLYKYLNASSGAMLCGDAEIIDQMEHQIKILGGTTYQTWDATAMAQHYLEGIEERWAKLRQKSEELINQINRLEEVRVSKIENGTNIYNMKFDGSLDAKQICEKLLKNQGIWLRTPNEKGEIKFYVNESMNNMPIPQFVNALKDLISTSKR